The Pricia mediterranea genome includes a window with the following:
- the mutS gene encoding DNA mismatch repair protein MutS, with the protein MKQYNSIKTKYPDALLLFRVGDFYETFGEDAVKASRILGIIQTHRNNGGDRTELAGFPHHSLNTYLPKLVKAGQRVAICDQLEDPKATKSIVKRGVTELVTPGVAMNDDILETKSNNFLCAVHFGRKLLGVSFVDISTGEFLTSEGTAEQIDKLLQNFGPNEVLVPKTHKKEFAELFGTQFHTFYLEDWIFQDDYAHETLTNHFKTSTLKGFGIDHLNHGIIASGAVLHYLSETRHRRLQHINGLKRVAEEEYIWMDRFTIRNLELYHSHHQNAVTLIDIIDRTISPMGGRMLKRWMALPLKNAEKIRERHQVVSHLFQDETILRKLRHAMKQMGDLERLISKVATGKINPKETIQLKNSLEAIVPIRQLTSQVDNNALKSISEQLDTCDALRGKIKETLYEEAPVNILKGKTIADGYSPELDELRKLAFSGKEYLDKMLERETERTGISSLKIASNNVFGYYIEVRNTHKDKVPPEWTRKQTLVSAERYITEELKEYEAKILGAEERILSLEQQLFAQLTVWMQEYIAPVQHNARAIARLDCLCGFALLAKENTYVEPVIDDSTAIEIKNGRHPVIEKQLPLGEAYIANDLLLDRDEQQIIMITGPNMSGKSAILRQTALIVLLAQMGSFVPAESAKIGYVDKIFTRVGASDNISMGESTFMVEMNETASILNNLSERSLVLLDEIGRGTSTYDGISIAWAISEYLHEHPARAKTLFATHYHELNEMSETFERIKNFNVSVKELKDNVLFLRKLTPGGSEHSFGIHVAKMAGMPQQVIHKANKILKKLEKSHSNEELTDTLNAAQHEMQLSFFNLDDPLLEQIKEEITHLDINTLTPVEALMKLNEIKRLLTRDKKATS; encoded by the coding sequence ATGAAGCAGTATAACAGCATCAAGACCAAATATCCTGATGCACTGTTGCTGTTTCGGGTGGGTGACTTTTATGAGACCTTCGGGGAAGATGCGGTCAAGGCATCGCGTATTCTCGGCATCATCCAGACCCATCGTAACAACGGGGGCGACCGCACCGAGCTGGCCGGTTTTCCCCACCATTCGCTGAATACGTATTTGCCGAAACTGGTCAAGGCCGGGCAGCGGGTCGCCATCTGTGACCAGCTCGAAGACCCCAAGGCCACTAAGTCCATCGTCAAGCGAGGGGTTACCGAGCTGGTGACGCCAGGGGTCGCGATGAACGACGACATCCTCGAAACCAAATCCAACAACTTTTTATGCGCCGTGCACTTTGGAAGAAAGTTGCTGGGCGTTTCCTTCGTCGATATTTCCACTGGGGAATTTTTGACCTCCGAAGGCACCGCAGAACAAATCGATAAGCTTTTGCAGAACTTCGGCCCCAACGAGGTTTTGGTGCCCAAGACCCACAAAAAAGAGTTCGCCGAGCTTTTTGGAACCCAGTTCCATACTTTTTATCTTGAAGATTGGATATTTCAAGACGATTATGCCCATGAGACCTTGACCAACCATTTTAAGACCAGCACCCTAAAAGGTTTCGGGATCGATCACCTGAACCACGGGATTATCGCTTCGGGAGCGGTCTTGCACTATCTTTCCGAAACCCGGCACCGAAGGCTGCAACATATCAACGGTCTTAAACGAGTGGCCGAGGAAGAATACATTTGGATGGACCGGTTCACCATCAGAAACCTCGAGCTCTATCATTCGCACCACCAAAATGCCGTTACCCTGATCGACATCATCGATAGAACCATTTCACCCATGGGCGGGCGGATGCTCAAAAGATGGATGGCGCTTCCCTTGAAAAACGCAGAAAAAATTCGGGAGCGGCATCAGGTCGTATCCCATTTATTCCAAGATGAAACCATCCTTCGGAAATTACGGCATGCGATGAAACAAATGGGCGATCTCGAACGCCTTATATCCAAGGTGGCCACCGGAAAAATCAATCCGAAGGAAACCATCCAACTAAAGAATTCCCTTGAGGCCATCGTTCCCATTAGGCAACTGACATCCCAAGTTGACAACAATGCCCTAAAATCGATATCGGAACAGCTGGATACCTGCGATGCCCTAAGGGGTAAAATCAAGGAGACGCTTTACGAAGAGGCACCCGTAAATATATTAAAAGGCAAAACTATCGCCGACGGATATTCCCCGGAGCTCGACGAACTTCGCAAGCTCGCTTTTTCCGGAAAGGAGTATTTAGATAAGATGCTGGAGCGGGAAACCGAGCGGACCGGTATATCCTCCTTAAAAATAGCCTCGAACAATGTGTTCGGATACTATATCGAGGTCCGCAACACCCACAAAGATAAGGTGCCCCCCGAATGGACCCGCAAACAGACCCTGGTCAGTGCCGAGCGTTACATTACCGAAGAGCTCAAGGAGTACGAAGCCAAGATATTGGGGGCCGAGGAGCGTATTCTCAGTCTGGAACAGCAATTGTTCGCGCAGCTGACGGTCTGGATGCAGGAATATATCGCCCCGGTGCAGCACAATGCCCGCGCTATCGCCCGGCTCGACTGCCTTTGCGGGTTTGCCCTGCTGGCCAAGGAGAACACCTATGTCGAACCCGTTATCGATGATTCCACCGCCATCGAAATCAAGAACGGGCGACACCCGGTCATTGAAAAACAGCTGCCCTTGGGTGAGGCCTACATCGCCAATGATCTTTTGTTAGATCGTGACGAACAACAGATCATAATGATTACCGGGCCGAATATGAGCGGTAAATCTGCCATTCTGAGGCAGACCGCCTTGATCGTTCTCTTGGCGCAGATGGGAAGTTTCGTTCCCGCGGAATCGGCTAAAATCGGCTATGTCGATAAAATCTTTACCCGGGTGGGGGCCAGCGATAATATATCGATGGGCGAATCGACCTTTATGGTAGAAATGAACGAAACCGCCTCTATCTTGAACAACCTCAGCGAGCGTAGTCTCGTATTGCTGGACGAAATCGGGAGGGGCACCAGTACTTATGACGGTATCTCTATCGCTTGGGCCATTTCAGAATACCTACACGAGCATCCTGCTCGGGCCAAGACCCTGTTCGCCACCCACTACCACGAGCTGAACGAGATGAGCGAAACCTTTGAGCGCATCAAAAACTTCAACGTTTCGGTCAAGGAACTGAAAGATAACGTACTATTTCTTCGTAAGCTGACCCCGGGCGGTAGCGAACACAGTTTTGGAATCCACGTAGCGAAAATGGCCGGGATGCCACAGCAGGTCATCCACAAGGCCAACAAGATTCTGAAGAAACTCGAAAAATCACATTCCAACGAAGAGCTAACCGATACCCTGAACGCTGCGCAGCATGAGATGCAGCTCAGTTTCTTCAATCTCGACGATCCATTGTTGGAGCAGATCAAGGAAGAAATCACGCATCTCGATATCAATACACTGACCCCGGTCGAGGCCCTGATGAAACTGAACGAAATTAAAAGGTTGTTGACGCGCGATAAGAAGGCTACATCCTGA
- a CDS encoding RNA methyltransferase: protein MRKLKNEELDRLDVIGFKKAEKTPIIIVLDNIRSLNNIGSVFRTADAFLIEKIYLCGITATPPHKDIRRTALGATESMAWEYGENAVEVLSGLKADGYTALAIEQAEGAQMLHELQIDAAHKYALVFGNEVRGVDQKVVDACDGVLEIPQFGTKHSLNISVSVGVVVWDFWSKWTAVKSEIKTLPRNPPDSRGNGAKPRG, encoded by the coding sequence ATGAGAAAATTAAAGAACGAAGAGCTCGACCGGCTTGATGTAATCGGTTTTAAAAAAGCCGAGAAAACTCCGATTATCATCGTGTTGGACAACATCCGCAGCCTGAACAACATCGGTTCGGTCTTCCGTACGGCGGATGCTTTTTTGATTGAAAAGATATACCTCTGTGGAATTACCGCTACCCCGCCGCATAAAGATATTAGAAGGACTGCCCTCGGCGCTACCGAAAGCATGGCTTGGGAATATGGGGAGAACGCTGTGGAAGTGCTATCCGGACTCAAGGCCGATGGATATACCGCACTGGCGATCGAGCAGGCCGAAGGCGCCCAAATGCTTCATGAATTGCAAATCGATGCAGCCCACAAATATGCCCTGGTCTTCGGGAACGAGGTGAGGGGAGTGGACCAAAAAGTAGTAGACGCCTGCGATGGCGTTTTGGAAATTCCCCAATTCGGCACCAAACATTCGCTGAACATTTCTGTAAGCGTCGGGGTCGTGGTATGGGACTTTTGGTCGAAATGGACCGCTGTCAAATCTGAAATAAAAACCTTACCAAGAAATCCACCTGACTCTAGGGGAAATGGAGCAAAGCCCCGGGGATAG
- the folK gene encoding 2-amino-4-hydroxy-6-hydroxymethyldihydropteridine diphosphokinase: MTSLKTAYLSLGSNLGDPLGHLQDAVFALQKKAGDIERISPVYQSSSWGFESNDFLNACLSIKTQLSPHQLLETALKIELDLGRVRHNEHGYQDRIIDIDILYYERETVVSEQLIVPHPELPFRKFVLKPLADIAPQFYHPVLNKDTRNLIQESRDRGRLEKTEFRLFKDRGEVFSHTNFIAIEGNIGAGKTTLATKIAEDYNAKLVLERFADNPFLPKFYEDKSRFAFPLEMSFLADRYQQFTDDTSQYDLFKSFMVSDYDIYKSLIFARITLQQDEYALYRKLFRLMYKEVKKPRIYVYLYQTTERLLENIKRRGRDYEQDISAEYLEKINKGYFEFLRGNPEQNSLVIELGDHDFVENQEDYQAVIEKIVRFAMRLPK, translated from the coding sequence ATGACCAGCCTTAAAACCGCATATCTTTCGTTAGGAAGCAACCTAGGTGACCCTTTGGGACATCTGCAGGATGCTGTGTTCGCCCTCCAAAAAAAGGCGGGTGACATAGAACGGATATCGCCGGTGTACCAGAGTAGTTCATGGGGTTTCGAATCCAATGATTTTCTGAACGCCTGCCTTTCCATAAAAACGCAGCTGTCTCCCCACCAATTGCTCGAAACCGCCCTGAAAATAGAACTAGATCTCGGCAGGGTACGGCACAATGAGCATGGCTATCAGGACCGAATAATCGATATCGATATTCTTTATTACGAAAGGGAAACCGTAGTATCGGAGCAGCTGATCGTTCCACATCCGGAGCTGCCCTTTCGAAAATTCGTACTCAAGCCCCTGGCCGATATAGCACCCCAGTTTTACCATCCGGTACTGAACAAAGACACCCGTAATTTGATACAGGAAAGTCGGGACAGGGGCCGGTTGGAAAAGACGGAGTTTCGCCTGTTCAAAGACCGCGGAGAAGTTTTTTCGCACACCAATTTTATAGCCATAGAAGGAAACATCGGGGCGGGCAAGACCACCTTGGCTACCAAAATAGCCGAAGACTACAACGCAAAACTAGTATTGGAGCGGTTTGCCGACAACCCCTTTCTCCCCAAGTTCTATGAAGATAAAAGCCGGTTCGCGTTTCCTTTGGAAATGTCTTTTCTGGCCGATCGCTATCAGCAGTTTACCGATGACACCAGTCAATATGACCTTTTCAAAAGTTTTATGGTGAGCGATTACGACATTTACAAGTCGCTAATCTTTGCACGCATCACCCTGCAACAAGACGAGTATGCCTTGTATCGCAAGCTTTTTCGCTTGATGTACAAAGAAGTAAAAAAGCCTAGAATCTATGTGTATCTCTACCAGACTACGGAGCGGCTGTTGGAAAATATAAAGCGAAGGGGCCGGGATTACGAGCAGGACATTTCTGCGGAATATCTCGAAAAAATTAATAAGGGCTATTTTGAATTTCTTCGGGGCAACCCCGAACAGAACAGCTTGGTCATCGAACTTGGAGATCACGATTTCGTCGAGAACCAGGAGGATTACCAAGCTGTAATCGAAAAAATCGTGAGGTTTGCGATGCGGTTACCGAAGTGA
- the sppA gene encoding signal peptide peptidase SppA: protein MKFLRNLLAAILGTLVALGIAFTMFFVLIGIITSSEDSVSIKKNSVLELQLQRPISDYVGDNPMDPFSGGIFQQAQGLDEILNAIGVAKNDDDIKGISLNNNFILAGLAQTQAIRYALNDFKSNGKFVYAYADFYPQKDYYLASIADSIFMNPVGALNFRGLSSEVLFFKDLQEKSGIKLEVIRHGKYKSAVEPFIANEMSDANRTQINELISSLWGTMVDDISDSRKINPKNLNVIADTLGGRTPEFAKQSGLIDGITFYDGYENSLKRAVGSDKDLNVVLLEDYVIRSNKKATNMGADKIAVVFAQGEILYGEGGPDIIGQGIITEALRDARDDDKVKAIVLRVNSPGGSALTSDIIWREIELAKEKKPVVVSMGNVAASGGYYIAVGADKIFAEPTTITGSIGVFGTVPNMTGLAEDVGINAEQVGTNKNSVEYSLFEPMTDDFRNLVQESIESTYDTFLKRVAQGRDISVAEADSMAQGRVWSGVDAQRIGLIDELGNLEDAVAEAANMAELEEYGIKKFPKYKTGLERFLEDMGGAGTKAKQEFIEGEIGTQAYSVLKQVKSVMDQEGVQARMPFVLDIK from the coding sequence ATGAAATTTTTACGAAATTTGCTGGCCGCTATCCTGGGGACGCTCGTAGCCCTGGGTATCGCTTTTACCATGTTCTTTGTGCTCATCGGTATCATAACCAGCTCCGAAGACTCCGTCTCCATTAAGAAAAACTCGGTGTTGGAGCTGCAGCTCCAACGCCCTATTAGTGATTATGTAGGCGACAACCCCATGGACCCGTTTTCAGGTGGGATTTTTCAACAGGCGCAGGGCCTTGATGAGATTTTAAATGCCATTGGCGTCGCCAAAAACGACGATGATATTAAAGGGATCAGCCTGAACAACAACTTTATCCTCGCCGGTCTGGCCCAGACCCAGGCAATCCGATATGCGCTGAACGATTTTAAAAGCAACGGTAAGTTTGTCTATGCCTATGCCGACTTTTATCCCCAGAAAGATTATTACTTGGCCAGTATCGCGGATTCCATCTTTATGAACCCTGTTGGAGCGCTGAATTTTAGGGGCTTGTCTTCGGAGGTCCTGTTTTTCAAAGATCTTCAGGAAAAGTCGGGTATTAAATTGGAAGTCATTCGTCACGGCAAGTATAAAAGTGCGGTCGAGCCCTTTATCGCGAACGAAATGAGCGACGCGAACCGAACCCAGATCAATGAACTGATCAGCTCGTTATGGGGTACCATGGTCGACGATATTTCCGATTCGCGCAAAATCAATCCCAAAAACCTGAACGTAATTGCAGATACCCTAGGGGGCAGAACTCCGGAATTTGCGAAGCAAAGCGGACTCATCGATGGGATCACTTTTTACGACGGGTACGAGAACAGTCTTAAAAGAGCTGTCGGATCGGATAAGGATCTGAACGTAGTGCTATTAGAAGACTACGTGATTCGATCAAATAAAAAGGCGACCAATATGGGAGCGGATAAGATTGCCGTAGTATTTGCCCAGGGCGAAATTCTCTACGGGGAAGGCGGTCCTGACATCATCGGTCAGGGAATTATTACCGAGGCCCTGCGGGATGCTAGGGACGATGACAAGGTCAAGGCCATTGTGCTCCGGGTGAACTCCCCGGGCGGTAGTGCCCTCACATCCGATATCATTTGGCGTGAGATCGAACTGGCCAAGGAAAAGAAACCGGTCGTGGTGTCCATGGGCAACGTGGCCGCTTCGGGCGGATACTACATCGCCGTTGGAGCGGATAAGATTTTCGCGGAACCGACGACCATTACCGGCTCCATCGGGGTTTTCGGAACCGTGCCCAATATGACGGGACTTGCCGAGGACGTCGGAATCAACGCCGAACAGGTGGGTACGAACAAAAATTCGGTGGAGTATTCCTTGTTCGAACCCATGACCGACGATTTTAGGAATTTGGTCCAAGAGAGTATCGAAAGCACCTACGACACCTTCCTGAAACGGGTCGCACAGGGTCGCGACATTAGCGTGGCCGAAGCTGATAGCATGGCGCAAGGTCGGGTCTGGAGCGGGGTCGATGCCCAGCGTATCGGACTCATAGACGAACTGGGCAATCTCGAGGACGCGGTAGCCGAGGCTGCGAACATGGCAGAACTGGAGGAGTATGGCATTAAAAAATTCCCGAAATATAAAACGGGACTGGAACGTTTTCTTGAAGATATGGGCGGGGCCGGAACCAAGGCCAAACAAGAGTTTATCGAAGGAGAAATCGGTACGCAAGCCTACTCTGTTCTCAAACAAGTGAAATCTGTTATGGATCAAGAGGGCGTACAGGCACGGATGCCATTTGTATTGGACATCAAATGA
- a CDS encoding queuosine precursor transporter: protein MTLKDKKLAYRIYLYLGALFITSLVVSNLIFQKFFYWNPFGPVEVFGASIFEISVGVLPYPITFLITDLISEIYGRRKANQVVTAGIFASLFSMLIILVAEAAPAIESSPINDKIFTQVFALSPIAVLASMIAYLFAQYIDIGIYHFWKKLTRGRYLWLRNNFSTFLSQFIDTFTVVGLLCVFGVLPWSMFVGLVISGFLFKVFIAFLDTPFLYFFVYILRKRFHLAANEEIQLEV from the coding sequence ATGACCCTAAAGGACAAAAAACTGGCCTACAGGATCTACCTGTATCTGGGCGCTCTGTTCATCACCTCCCTGGTCGTATCTAACCTGATTTTTCAAAAATTTTTTTATTGGAACCCCTTCGGACCGGTTGAGGTGTTCGGGGCTTCCATTTTCGAGATATCGGTTGGTGTGCTTCCCTATCCGATTACTTTTTTGATCACCGACCTTATTTCCGAGATCTACGGTAGAAGAAAGGCCAACCAAGTCGTTACGGCCGGAATTTTTGCCTCTCTTTTTTCCATGCTTATTATTTTAGTGGCGGAGGCGGCACCGGCCATAGAATCCTCTCCCATAAACGACAAAATCTTTACCCAGGTCTTCGCCCTTTCCCCGATTGCCGTGCTGGCCTCGATGATCGCTTACTTGTTCGCGCAGTACATCGACATCGGTATCTACCATTTTTGGAAAAAGCTGACCCGAGGCAGGTACCTGTGGCTGCGCAATAACTTTTCTACCTTCCTCTCCCAATTTATTGACACTTTTACCGTAGTCGGACTGCTCTGCGTTTTTGGCGTGCTGCCCTGGAGCATGTTCGTCGGATTGGTCATCAGTGGTTTTCTTTTTAAGGTTTTTATAGCATTCTTGGATACCCCTTTCCTCTATTTTTTCGTTTATATCCTAAGAAAACGCTTCCATCTTGCCGCCAACGAAGAAATACAACTCGAAGTATAA
- a CDS encoding AsmA-like C-terminal region-containing protein: MKKKALKIIGIIVLVILAILIAVPLFLEGKIGDIIKNNVNNNVNATFDFEDADLSLLASFPNAEVSLTGVRLINKAPFEGDTLFASNEVALKMGIGELFKGADDPIGIKSLVVDGAKLNITVDEAENASYDVALESDANPEPDAGSGEGFKLDLQSYEISDARIVYDDRAAGMRFEISEMQHKGSGDLSLETSELQTTTDGLVSFEMDSTNYLNKNKVHLDALIGVDLKQNKYSFLKNEALVNQLPLVFDGFVKLNDDETQEVDISFKTPSSDFRNFLAVIPKEYSKNIENVETTGNFTVEGKFSGIVDETHIPKFKIDINSNNASFKYPDLPKSVTNIHIDTKINNDTGIAEDTYVDLDRLSFMIDQDKFNMSAKVKELLGNTKVNAHIDGKMNLANVSKAYPVPSDLNLKGMLSADINTAFDMASIENKQYENTATTGKLSLKDFEYTSGDFANPITLGTSTVTFTTKAVTLEQLEGKTGKTDFNAKGSIENMLGYMFNDEKVRGNFDLKSNTFSLNDFMVEETDNPPAEKTGKSDDEKEASDSDEKIKIPAFLDVTINAAANTVLYDNLMLKDVRGILRIKDETATLSNMTSSIFDGKMAFNGEVSTKQEDPTFDMKLDMSQLQIAETFESLELFKVLAPIAQILHGNLDSDISLSGNLTDDLLPDLMTLSGTILANIETEKIDTEKAPLLSALDSKLDFIDLDQLDLKDLKTKLSFENGLVSVKPFTINYKDIAINIDGGHTFDKKLNYKATMEVPAKYLGGEVNKLLSQLGEEDLDNLTIPVVTNIKGNYTSPSVSTDLSSGVKSLTDRLIEIQKQKLLDKGKDKVKDLIGDALKGEKSEKDSTKNRDAKEIIGGLLGKKKQDSTSTVKDSVPPKTEGDAVKETAKDILGGLFGSKKKDSTKKK, from the coding sequence ATGAAGAAGAAGGCTTTAAAGATTATAGGAATTATTGTTTTGGTCATCCTCGCCATCCTCATTGCCGTTCCGCTTTTCTTGGAAGGCAAAATTGGCGATATCATCAAGAATAATGTCAACAATAATGTAAACGCTACTTTCGATTTCGAGGATGCCGATCTCAGTCTACTGGCGAGCTTCCCAAATGCGGAAGTGAGTCTGACCGGGGTGCGTTTGATAAACAAGGCTCCTTTTGAGGGAGACACGCTGTTTGCCTCCAATGAAGTAGCCTTGAAAATGGGAATAGGCGAACTGTTCAAGGGAGCGGACGACCCGATCGGAATCAAAAGTCTGGTCGTCGACGGCGCAAAATTGAACATAACGGTCGATGAAGCCGAGAACGCAAGCTATGACGTAGCCTTGGAGTCCGACGCGAATCCTGAACCGGATGCCGGCAGTGGCGAGGGGTTCAAACTCGACCTGCAATCCTACGAAATCTCCGATGCCCGAATCGTGTACGATGATAGGGCAGCAGGCATGCGTTTTGAGATTTCCGAGATGCAGCACAAAGGCAGTGGCGACCTTTCCTTGGAGACCTCAGAACTGCAGACGACTACCGATGGACTCGTGTCCTTTGAAATGGATAGCACCAATTATTTGAACAAGAACAAGGTGCACCTCGATGCGCTTATCGGGGTGGATCTGAAACAGAACAAATATTCCTTCCTAAAAAACGAGGCCTTGGTCAATCAATTGCCCTTGGTGTTCGATGGTTTTGTCAAGTTGAACGACGATGAAACCCAAGAAGTGGATATCAGCTTCAAAACGCCATCCTCCGATTTTAGGAACTTTTTAGCGGTCATCCCAAAAGAATATTCCAAAAACATCGAGAACGTAGAGACCACGGGCAATTTTACGGTAGAGGGGAAATTCAGCGGCATTGTCGATGAAACGCATATTCCTAAATTCAAGATCGATATCAATTCCAATAACGCTTCCTTTAAATATCCCGACCTTCCGAAATCAGTGACGAACATCCATATCGATACCAAGATCAACAACGATACGGGTATCGCCGAAGACACTTATGTCGATCTCGACCGACTCTCGTTTATGATCGATCAAGACAAGTTCAATATGTCTGCCAAGGTCAAGGAGCTTTTGGGAAACACCAAGGTGAACGCCCATATTGACGGGAAGATGAATCTGGCCAATGTGTCAAAGGCCTACCCCGTGCCGTCGGACTTGAATCTAAAGGGAATGCTATCCGCCGATATCAATACGGCATTCGATATGGCATCGATCGAGAATAAGCAGTATGAAAATACTGCGACTACGGGCAAACTGAGCCTGAAGGATTTTGAATATACTTCGGGCGATTTTGCCAACCCTATCACCTTGGGCACTAGCACAGTGACCTTTACCACAAAAGCCGTTACTCTGGAGCAACTGGAAGGGAAGACCGGTAAAACAGATTTCAACGCCAAGGGAAGCATTGAAAATATGTTGGGCTATATGTTCAACGATGAAAAGGTAAGAGGTAATTTCGACCTGAAGTCCAACACCTTTTCCCTGAACGATTTTATGGTCGAGGAGACGGATAATCCACCCGCGGAAAAGACGGGGAAGTCCGACGATGAAAAGGAAGCTTCAGATTCAGACGAGAAGATAAAGATTCCCGCTTTTTTGGATGTAACCATCAATGCCGCCGCCAATACGGTATTGTACGATAATTTGATGCTCAAAGATGTAAGGGGAATCTTGCGGATCAAGGACGAAACGGCTACGCTTTCGAACATGACCTCCTCTATTTTCGATGGAAAAATGGCGTTCAACGGCGAGGTCTCCACGAAACAGGAAGATCCGACTTTTGACATGAAACTCGATATGAGCCAGCTTCAAATCGCGGAAACTTTCGAATCTTTGGAACTCTTTAAGGTCCTGGCACCAATCGCACAGATTTTACATGGTAACCTGGATTCAGATATTTCCCTTTCGGGAAACCTGACCGACGATTTGCTGCCCGATTTGATGACCCTGAGCGGTACTATTCTGGCGAACATCGAAACTGAAAAAATCGATACCGAAAAGGCCCCGTTGTTGTCGGCCTTGGACAGTAAACTCGACTTTATTGACTTGGATCAATTGGACCTGAAGGACCTAAAGACAAAATTGTCTTTTGAAAACGGATTGGTTTCCGTCAAACCTTTTACCATAAACTATAAGGATATCGCCATCAACATCGACGGAGGCCACACCTTTGATAAAAAGCTGAACTATAAGGCGACGATGGAAGTGCCCGCCAAATACCTCGGGGGCGAAGTGAACAAACTATTGTCCCAGCTCGGGGAAGAAGACCTAGATAACCTCACCATTCCCGTTGTCACGAATATCAAAGGTAACTATACAAGTCCCAGTGTCAGCACCGACCTTTCCTCGGGGGTAAAAAGCCTGACCGACCGGCTGATAGAAATCCAAAAGCAAAAACTCCTCGACAAAGGCAAGGACAAGGTCAAAGACCTGATCGGTGATGCCCTTAAAGGGGAGAAGTCGGAAAAAGACTCGACAAAAAATAGGGACGCGAAAGAGATAATAGGCGGACTCTTAGGCAAAAAGAAGCAAGATTCAACCTCGACCGTTAAAGATTCCGTACCTCCAAAAACCGAGGGGGACGCCGTTAAGGAAACGGCCAAGGATATCCTCGGCGGTCTCTTTGGTAGCAAAAAGAAAGATAGCACGAAAAAGAAGTGA
- a CDS encoding NADP-dependent oxidoreductase, which translates to MNQVIHLKNRPKGKPELEDFEFVEEKKPQAADGEMLLKTKYVSVDPYLRGRMRDEESYIPPFQLNEPLESGIIAEVVESKNPNFEKGDFVNGMLDWKEYQTATGNGLNKVDPDKASLSAYLGILGLTGLTAYISLEHIGKLQEGETLLVSGASGAVGSTVGQIGKIKGCRVVGIAGTDEKIKLMKEKFGFDHGINYKTIDDMNQAVAKACPDGVDVYFDNVGGEILDAAMQNINKDGRVINCGAISLYNMTETPKGPRYEGIMVKKTVRMQGFLVRDHVREFGPATQQLAQWLSADKLTYEETIVEGFKNIPQAFLDLFEGKNKGKMVVKV; encoded by the coding sequence ATGAACCAAGTAATCCATTTAAAGAATCGACCTAAAGGAAAGCCCGAACTAGAGGATTTCGAATTTGTCGAAGAAAAAAAGCCACAGGCCGCGGACGGCGAGATGCTTCTTAAAACCAAGTATGTTTCCGTAGACCCCTACCTGCGGGGCAGAATGCGGGACGAAGAATCGTATATTCCTCCTTTCCAGCTAAACGAACCCCTTGAATCCGGCATTATTGCCGAAGTGGTCGAATCGAAAAACCCCAATTTTGAAAAAGGGGATTTTGTCAACGGAATGCTGGATTGGAAGGAATATCAAACCGCTACCGGAAATGGTCTGAACAAAGTGGATCCGGACAAGGCATCGCTCTCGGCCTATCTTGGTATTCTGGGACTCACCGGACTTACCGCCTATATCAGTCTAGAGCACATCGGCAAGCTTCAGGAAGGGGAAACCCTGTTGGTGTCGGGAGCCTCGGGGGCGGTGGGCAGTACCGTCGGGCAAATCGGAAAAATTAAGGGCTGCCGTGTCGTTGGAATCGCGGGAACCGATGAAAAAATCAAACTGATGAAAGAAAAGTTCGGTTTTGACCACGGTATCAACTATAAGACCATCGATGACATGAACCAGGCCGTTGCCAAGGCTTGTCCCGATGGCGTCGATGTCTATTTTGATAATGTAGGCGGTGAGATTCTCGATGCCGCCATGCAGAACATCAATAAAGATGGACGGGTCATCAACTGTGGAGCCATTTCCCTTTACAATATGACCGAAACACCAAAAGGACCTAGATACGAGGGCATTATGGTCAAAAAGACGGTGCGAATGCAAGGTTTCCTAGTACGCGACCATGTAAGGGAATTCGGTCCTGCTACCCAGCAGTTGGCCCAGTGGCTTAGCGCGGACAAACTGACCTATGAGGAAACCATCGTGGAGGGTTTTAAGAATATTCCCCAGGCGTTTCTCGATTTGTTCGAAGGAAAGAACAAAGGAAAAATGGTCGTGAAGGTTTAA